A genomic segment from Candidatus Schekmanbacteria bacterium encodes:
- a CDS encoding ABC transporter, with product MIQVFKKEFKTYFVSPIAYIVITIFLALSGWFFFSTFFIYNQAELRSFFSLLPLMFSFFIPAVTMKLFSEEFNTGSYELLLTMPLSTKDVVIGKFLAAEAFVFIMLLPTISYGIFISLLGDLDWGTVIGGYVGALFLAAAFSAIGLFASSLTRNQIIAFIIAMAICFFLTLIDKILFFIPSLLLGLFQFLGADYHFQNISRGIVDSRDLLYFVSVCFIMLYATTLIVEEKI from the coding sequence ATAATTCAGGTATTTAAGAAAGAATTTAAAACATATTTTGTATCACCGATTGCCTACATTGTAATCACTATTTTTCTTGCTCTTTCTGGATGGTTCTTCTTTTCAACTTTTTTCATATATAATCAAGCGGAGCTTAGGAGTTTCTTTTCACTTCTTCCACTGATGTTTTCCTTCTTCATACCTGCTGTTACAATGAAGTTGTTTTCTGAGGAATTTAATACCGGTTCATATGAACTCTTGTTAACTATGCCATTGTCCACAAAAGATGTCGTCATTGGTAAGTTTCTTGCCGCAGAGGCATTTGTTTTCATTATGCTTTTGCCTACGATTAGTTATGGAATATTTATTTCATTGCTTGGCGACCTTGATTGGGGGACTGTTATTGGTGGCTATGTTGGAGCTCTTTTTCTTGCTGCTGCATTTTCTGCTATTGGACTTTTTGCATCATCTCTTACAAGGAATCAGATTATTGCATTTATTATAGCTATGGCTATATGTTTTTTTCTAACTTTAATTGATAAGATTTTATTTTTTATACCTTCATTACTTTTGGGATTATTTCAATTTTTAGGCGCAGATTATCATTTTCAAAATATTTCACGGGGAATTGTTGATTCCCGCGATTTACTCTATTTCGTAAGCGTGTGCTTTATAATGCTTTATGCAACAACTTTAATTGTTGAGGAGAAAATATAA